A genomic segment from Carassius auratus strain Wakin chromosome 25, ASM336829v1, whole genome shotgun sequence encodes:
- the LOC113043251 gene encoding CCR4-NOT transcription complex subunit 1-like isoform X5, giving the protein MNLDSLSLALSQISYLVDNLTKKNYRASQQEIQHIVNRHGPEADRHLLRCLFSHVDFSGDGKSSGKDFHQTQFLIQECVSLITKPNFISTLCYAIDNPLHYQKSLKPSPHLFTQLSKVLKLSKVQEVIFGLALLNSSNVDLRGFAAQFVKQKLPDLLRSYVDADLGGSQEGGFQDIAIEVLHLLLSHLLFGQKGSSGVGQEQIDAFLKTLCRDFPQERCPVVLAPLLYPDKRDILMDRILPDSGELNKTMMESSLADFMQEVGYGFCASLEECRNIIMQYGMREVTASQVARVLGMMARTHSGLSDGIGLQSISNPVGGGIWSDGKDKSDGSQAHTWNVEVLIDVVKEVNPNLNFKEVTYELDHPGFLIRDSKGLQIVVCGIQRGLGLEVFPVDLIYRPWKHAEGQLSFIQHSLMSPEVFCFADYPCHAVAIDILKAPPEDDNREIATWKSLDLVESLLRLSEVGHYEQVKQLFSFPIKHCPDMLVLALLQISTSWHTLRHELISTLMPIFLGNHPNSAIILHYAWHGQGQSPSIRQLIMHSMAEWYMRGEQYDQAKLSRILDVAQDLKSLSMLLNGTPFAFVIDLAALASRREYLKLDKWLTDKIREHGEPFIQACVTFLKRRCPSILGGLAPEKDQPKSAQLPPETLATMLACLQSCAGSVSQELSETILTMVANCSNVMNKARQPPPGVLPKGRAPSTSSLDAISPVQMDPLSAISSLSLGVSSTSHTPSMQGFPSLQGSAFSNPQSPAKAFSNLPNPNPSTAFPVISPLSSQLQGSLSTSLTGIGSGLGMPAVSSDPFGTRKMSTPGLNPPTFQQTDLSQVWPEANQHFSKEIDDEANSYFQRIYNHPPHPTMSVDEVLEMLQRFKDSNVKREREVFNCMLRNLFEEYRFFPQYPDKELHITACLFGGIIEKGLVTYMALGLALRYVLEALRKPFGSKMYYFGIAALDRFKNRLKDYPQYCQHLASIAHFLQFPHHLQEYIEYGQQSRDPPVKMQGSITTPGSLALAQAQAQSQTPKPPQPGQTCTLVTTATTTTTAPKTTTITRPTAVGPKKDVPPSINTTNIDTLLVATDQTERIVEPPENVQEKIAFIFNNLSQSNMSQKVEELKETVKEEFMPWVSQYLVMKRVSIEPNFHSLYSNFLDTLKNPEFVKMVLSETYRNIKVLLTSDKAAANFSDRSLLKNLGHWLGMITLAKNKPILYTDLELKSLLLEAYVKGQQELLYVVPFVAKVLESSLRSVIFRPQNPWTMGIMNVLAELHQEHDLKLNLKFEIEVLCKNLSLDISELKPGNLLRDKEKLKNLEEQLSAPKKETKPPEEMLPIVTTAAPSTPATTTTCTATGPPTPQFSYHDINVYALAGLAPHINININIPLLQAHPQLKQCVRPAIERAVQELVHPVVDRSIKIAMTTCEQIVRKDFALDSEESHMRVAAHHMMRNLTAGMAMITCREPLLMSIATNLKNSFAAALRAPTPQQREMMEEAAARIAQDNCELACCFIQKTAVEKAGPEMDKRLATEFELRKHARQEGRRYCDPMVLTYQAERMPEQIRLKVGGVDPKQLAVYEEFARNVPGFLPSNDLSQPTGFLAQPMKQQAWPTDDVAHIYDKCISDLEQHVHAIPPALAMNPQTQAMRSLLEAIVMARNSRDGIAALGLLQKAVEGLLDATSGADPDLLLSYRECHLLVLKALQDGRAYGPQWCNKQITRCLIECRDEYKYNVDAVELLIRNHLVNMQQYDLHLAQSMENGLNYMAVAFAMQLVKLLLVDERSGSHITEADLFHTIETLMRTNAHSRANAPEGLPQLMDVVRSNYEAMIDRHHGGPNFMMHSGISQASEYDDPPGLREKAEYLLREWVNLYHSAAAGRDSTKAFSAFVGQMHQQGILKTDDLITRFFRLCTEMCVEISYRAQAEQQHPTTSPAIIRAKCYHNLDAFVRLIALLVKHSGEATNTVTKINLLNKVGMLTMVLGIVVGVLIQDHDVRQTEFQQLPYHRIFIMLLLELNAPEHVLETINFQTLTAFCNTFHILRPTKAPGFVYAWLELISHRIFIARMLAHTPQQKGWPMYAQLLIDLFKYLAPFLRNVELNKPMQILYKGTLRVLLVLLHDFPEFLCDYHYGFCDVIPPNCIQLRNLILSAFPRNMRLPDPFTPNLKVDMLSEINIAPRILTNFTGVMPSQFKKDLDSYLKTRSPVTFLSELRSNLQVSNEPGNRYNIQLINALVLYVGTQAIAHIHNKGSTPSMSTITHSAHMDIFQNLAVDLDTEGRYLFLNAIANQLRYPNSHTHYFSCTMLYLFAEANAEAIQEQITRVLLERLIVNRPHPWGLLITFIELIKNPAFKFWSHDFVHCAPEIEKLFQSVAQCCMGQKQAQQVMEGTGAS; this is encoded by the exons ATGAATCTTGACTCGCTCTCGCTGGCTTTGTCTCAAATCAGCTACCTGGTGGACAATTTAACTAAGAAAAACTACAGAGCCAGCCAGCAGGAAATACAACAT ATTGTGAATCGTCACGGCCCTGAGGCAGACCGGCATTTATTACGCTGTCTCTTTTCCCATGTGGATTTCAGTGGCGATGGTAAAAGCAGTGGCAAAGATTTTCACCAG ACACAGTTTCTGATCCAGGAGTGCGTGTCTCTTATTACAAAACCAAATTTTATTTCTACGCTTTGTTACGCCATTGACAATCCTCTGCACTATCAAAAG AGTTTGAAACCATCACCTCATTTATTTACTCAGCTGAGTAAAGTTCTCAAGCTAAGCAAGGTTCAGGAG GTGATTTTTGGCCTTGCTCTGCTGAACTCCAGTAACGTAGACCTCCGAGGGTTTG CTGCTCAATTTGTGAAGCAGAAGCTCCCTGACCTCCTCCGCTCGTACGTGGACGCAGACCTCGGAGGGAGTCAGGAAGGTGGCTTCCAGGACATTGCCATAGAGGTTCTGCATCTGCTCCTCTCCCATCTTCTGTTCGGTCAGAAGGGCTCCAGCGGAGTCGGTCAAGAGCAGATTGACGCGTTCCTCAAAACACTGTGCAGAG ATTTCCCGCAGGAGCGCTGTCCTGTGGTGCTCGCACCACTGCTGTACCCTGACAAACGGGACATTCTCATGGACAGGATCCTGCCAGACTCTGGAGAATTAAACAAGACCATGATGGAGAGTTCACTTGCCGACTTCATGCAAGAAGTTGGCTATGGCTTTTGTGCAAG TCTTGAAGAGTGCAGGAACATAATCATGCAGTATGGGATGCGAGAGGTGACAGCCAGTCAGGTGGCCAGAGTGCTGGGCATGATGGCCCGCACTCACTCTGGGCTGTCCGATGGCATCGGCCTGCAG TCCATCTCAAATCCAGTTGGTGGTGGGATCTGGAGTGATGGGAAGGACAAGAGTGACGGCTCTCAGGCCCACACCTGGAATGTTGAAGTTCTAATTGATGTGGTCAAAGAAGTG AACCCCAATCTGAATTTCAAGGAGGTGACCTATGAGCTGGATCACCCTGGCTTCCTGATCCGGGACAGTAAGGGGCTTCAGATAGTGGTCTGTGGGATCCAGAGGGGTCTGGGATTGGAGGTGTTCCCAGTGGACCTCATCTACAGACCATGGAAGCATGCAGAAGGACAG CTGTCATTCATTCAACACTCACTGATGAGTCCTGAAGTCTTCTGCTTTGCTGACTACCCCTGTCATGCTGTTGCCATTGACATCCTGAAGGCCCCACCTGAGGATGACAACCGAGAAATAGCCACATG GAAGAGCTTGGACCTAGTGGAGAGCCTCTTGCGCCTCTCTGAAGTTGGGCATTATGAACAGGTGAAGCAGCTCTTCAGCTTTCCCATCAAGCACTGCCCGGACATGCTAGTGCTGGCGCTGCTTCAGATCAGTACATCCTGGCACACCCTGCGTCATGAGCTCATCTCCACCCTCATGCCCATCTTCCTGGGCAACCACCCCAACTCTGCCATCATCTTGCACTATGCCTGGCATGGACAG GGCCAGTCCCCATCCATCCGCCAGCTGATCATGCACTCTATGGCTGAGTGGTACATGAGAGGAGAGCAGTACGACCAGGCCAAGCTATCCCGCATCCTGGATGTGGCTCAGGACTTGAAG TCTCTATCGATGCTGCTGAATGGTACTCCGTTTGCCTTTGTTATTGACCTTGCTGCACTTGCCTCTCGCCGTGAATACCTCAAACTTGACAAATGGCTCACTGACAAAATTCGAGAGCACGGG GAGCCTTTCATCCAGGCGTGCGTCACATTCCTGAAGAGACGTTGTCCCTCTATCTTGGGTGGTTTGGCTCCAGAGAAAGACCAGCCGAAAAGTGCTCAACTTCCTCCTGAAACTCTGGCTACCATGCTTGCATGTCTGCAGTCTTGTGCTGG GAGTGTGTCTCAAGAGCTGTCAGAGACAATCTTGACCATGGTGGCCAACTGTAGCAATGTGATGAACAAGGCCCGGCAGCCGCCACCAGGAGTCTTGCCAAAGGGACGAGCTCCCAGCACCAGCAGCTTAGATGCTATTTCACCTGTGCAG atGGACCCTCTCTCTGCGATTAGCTCTCTGAGTCTAGGTGTCTCGTCCACCTCTCACACCCCGAGCATGCAAGGATTCCCCAGCCTGCAGGGCTCTGCCTTCAGTAACCCCCAGTCCCCAGCCAAAGCCTTCTCGAACCTGCCCAACCCGAACCCCAGCACAGCTTTCCCAGTTATCAGCCCCCTCTCTTCTCAGCTCCAAG GTTCTCTGAGCACAAGCTTGACTGGGATTGGCTCAGGTTTGGGCATGCCCGCTGTCAGCAGTGACCCCTTCGGCACCAGGAAGATGAGCACACCGGGGCTGAACCCACCCACCTTCCAGCAGA CTGATCTCTCTCAGGTGTGGCCCGAGGCAAACCAGCACTTTAGTAAGGAGATAGACGATGAGGCAAACAGCTACTTCCAGCGCATCTACAACCATCCTCCACACCCCACAATGTCCGTAGATGAG GTGCTGGAAATGCTGCAGAGATTTAAGGACTCGAACGTCAAGCGGGAACGGGAAGTTTTTAACTGCATGCTGAGGAATCTGTTTGAGGAGTACCGATTCTTCCCTCAGTATCCGGACAAAGAGCTACACATCACCGCTTGCCTCTTTGGGGGGATCATTGAGAAAGGCCTGGTCACGTACATGGCGCTGGGCTTGGCCTTACGATATGTCCTGGAAGCCTTACGCAAACCTTTCGGATCAAAGATGTATTACTTTGGGATCGCTGCACTAGATCGATTTAAAAATAG ACTGAAGGACTATCCCCAGTACTGTCAGCACTTGGCATCAATAGCCCATTTCCTGCAGTTTCCGCACCATTTACAAGAG TATATTGAGTATGGCCAGCAGTCCAGAGACCCTCCTGTGAAGATGCAAGGCTCCATTACCACCCCAGGTAGCCTAGCTTTAGCCCAGGCTCAAGCTCAGTCTCAGACCCCCAAACCCCCTCAACCTGGCCAGACCTGCACCTTAGTGACCACAGCCACCACCACAACCACTGCTCCCAAAACCACCACCATCACGAGACCTACAGCTGTTGGACCGAAGAAGGACGTCCCA CCTTCGATCAACACCACAAACATTGACACCTTGTTGGTGGCCACAGACCAAACTGAAAGGATCGTTGAGCCCCCAGAGAATGTTCAGGAGAAGATTGCATTCATCTTCAACAACTTGTCCCAATCAAACATGTCCCAAAAG GTGGAGGAGCTGAAAGAGACTGTGAAAGAAGAATTCATGCCCTGGGTTTCTCAGTACCTGGTTATGAAACGTGTCAGCATTGAGCCCAACTTCCACAGCCTGTATTCAAACTTCCTGGACACACTGAAAAACCCAGAGTTTGTCAAGATGGTTCTCAGTGAGACTTACAGAAACATCAAG gtcCTCCTTACCTCTGATAAGGCAGCTGCTAACTTCTCAGATCGATCCCTGCTGAAGAATTTGGGTCACTGGCTTGGAATGATCACCTTAGCTAAAAACAAACCCATACTGTACACa GACCTGGAGCTGAAATCTCTCTTGCTGGAGGCTTATGTGAAAGGCCAACAGGAGTTACTGTATGTCGTCCCCTTTGTGGCCAAAGTCTTGGAATCAAGTCTACGGAGTGTG ATCTTCAGACCGCAGAACCCTTGGACCATGGGTATCATGAATGTACTGGCTGAGCTCCACCAGGAACATGACTTAAAG CTTAACCTCAAGTTCGAGATTGAGGTGCTCTGCAAGAATCTGTCTTTGGACATCAGTGAGCTGAAACCAGGAAACCTACTGAGAGACAAAGAGAAGCTGAAGAACTTGGAGGAGCAGCTCTCTGCACCAAAGAAAGAGACCAAGCCTCCTGAAGAGATGCTGCCTATAGTTACAACAG CCGCTCCGTCAACTCCGGCCACCACCACGACCTGTACGGCCACGGGACCACCCACACCACAGTTCAGCTACCATGACATCAATGTGTATGCCTTGGCTGGCCTGGCCCCGCACATCAACATCAATATTAAC ATCCCATTACTACAGGCCCACCCTCAGCTGAAGCAGTGTGTGAGACCAGCAATTGAGCGTGCTGTACAGGAACTTGTTCACCCAGTGGTGGACCGATCCATCAAGATCGCCATGACCACCTGTGAGCAGATAGTCAGGAAGGACTTCGCGCTAGACTCTGAGGAGTCTCACATGCGTGTGGCCGCCCACCACATGATGCGTAACCTGACTGCCGGCATGGCCATGATCACCTGCAGGGAGCCTCTGCTCATGAGCATCGCCACCAACCTGAAGAACAGCTTTGCTGCAGCTCTTAGG GCTCCCACACCCCAGCAGAGAGAGATGATGGAAGAGGCGGCTGCTCGCATCGCACAGGACAACTGTGAGCTTGCTTGTTGCTTTATCCAGAAGACAGCGGTGGAGAAAGCTGGACCAGAGATGGACAAGAGGCTGGCAACT GAATTCGAGCTGAGGAAGCACGCTCGCCAAGAAGGTCGACGCTACTGTGACCCTATGGTGCTCACCTATCAGGCTGAGCGCATGCCAGAGCAGATCAGACTGAAG GTCGGTGGAGTGGATCCTAAACAGCTGGCTGTTTATGAAGAGTTTGCCCGTAATGTCCCAGGTTTCCTACCCAGTAATGACCTGTCTCAACCAACTGGTTTCCTTGCCCAGCCAATGAAG CAACAGGCATGGCCCACAGATGATGTGGCTCACATCTATGATAAGTGCATTTCAGACCTGGAGCAGCACGTGCATGCAATTCCACCTGCCCTGGCCATGAACCCACAGACCCAGGCCATGCGCAGCCTTCTGGAGGCCATTGTCATGGCTAGAAACTCCCGTGATGGCATAGCTGCCCTGGGCCTTTTGCAGAAG GCTGTGGAGGGTCTTCTGGATGCCACCAGTGGCGCTGATCCTGATCTTTTGCTGAGCTACAGggagtgccacctgctggtgctGAAAGCCCTACAGGACGGTCGTGCCTACGGTCCACAGTGGTGCAACAAACAAATCACCAG ATGCCTGATTGAGTGCAGAGATGAATACAAGTACAACGTTGATGCTGTGGAGCTCCTCATTAGAAACCACCTGGTCAACATGCAGCAGTATGACTTACACCTGGCTCAG tccatgGAGAACGGGCTCAACTACATGGCCGTGGCATTCGCCATGCAGCTGGTGAAGCTCCTACTGGTTGATGAGCGTAGCGGGAGTCACATCACTGAAGCGGATCTCTTCCACACCATTGAGACGCTGATGAGGACCAACGCCCACTCCAGAGCTAATGCTCCTGAAGG TTTGCCCCAGCTGATGGATGTTGTCCGCTCCAACTATGAGGCCATGATCGATCGTCACCATGGTGGGCCGAACTTCATGATGCACTCTGGGATTTCTCAAGCCTCCGAGTATGATGACCCACCAGGCCTTAGAGAGAAGGCAGAGTACCTGCTGAGAGAATGGGTCAACCTATACCACTCAGCAGCTGCAGGAAGAGACAGCACCAAGGCCTTCTCTGCATTCGTTGGCCAG atgCACCAGCAGGGCATCCTGAAGACCGATGACCTGATCACTCGCTTCTTCCGGCTGTGCACAGAAATGTGTGTGGAGATCAGTTATCGTGCTCAAGCCGAACAGCAGCACCCAACCACCAGCCCTGCCATCATCAGAGCCAAGTGCTACCACAACCTGGATGCTTTTGTTCGTCTCATTGCGCTTCTTGTCAAACACTCCGGAGAGGCCACCAACACGGTCACCAAAATCAACCTTCTCAACAAGGTTGGAATGCTTACAATG GTTCTAGGCATTGTGGTGGGTGTGTTGATCCAGGATCACGATGTGAGGCAGACGGAGTTCCAGCAGCTTCCGTACCACAGAATCTTCATCATGCTCCTGCTGGAGCTAAACGCACCAGAGCATGTGCTGGAGACCATCAACTTCCAGACCCTCACTGCCTTCTG CAATACCTTCCACATCCTGAGGCCAACTAAAGCACCTGGTTTCGTCTATGCTTGGCTGGAGCTCATCTCACACCGCATCTTCATTGCCAGAATGCTTGCACATACCCCACAACAGAAG GGTTGGCCAATGTATGCCCAGCTGCTGATAGACTTGTTCAAGTATCTTGCACCCTTCTTAAGGAATGTTGAACTCAACAAACCTATGCAAATTCTCTACAAG GGAACACTTCGTGTGCTGCTTGTCCTGCTACATGACTTCCCAGAATTCCTGTGTGACTACCATTATGGTTTCTGCGACGTCATCCCGCCCAACTGCATCCAGCTGAGGAACCTGATCCTGAGTGCCTTCCCCCGCAATATGAGGCTTCCAGACCCCTTCACCCCTAATCTGAAG GTGGATATGCTGAGTGAGATCAACATCGCTCCCCGCATCCTCACTAACTTCACCGGTGTGATGCCGTCCCAGTTTAAGAAGGATCTTGACTCCTACCTCAAGACCCGTTCTCCTGTCACCTTCCTTTCTGAGCTGCGCAGCAACCTGCAG GTGTCCAACGAGCCAGGCAACCGTTACAACATTCAGCTGATCAATGCTCTGGTGCTATACGTTGGAACCCAGGCCATTGCCCACATCCACAACAAGGGTAGCACTCCCTCCATGAGCACCATCACTCACTCGGCTCACATGGACATCTTCCAGAACCTCGCAGTCGATCTAGACACTGAGG GCCGCTATCTGTTCCTGAATGCGATAGCCAATCAGCTGCGTTATCCAAACAGCCACACGCACTACTTTAGCTGTACCATGCTGTATTTGTTTGCCGAGGCCAATGCTGAAGCCATTCAAGAGCAGATCACCAG GGTCCTGCTGGAGAGGCTGATTGTGAACAGGCCGCACCCGTGGGGTCTGCTCATCACCTTCATTGAGCTGATCAAGAACCCTGCCTTTAAGTTCTGGAGCCATGATTTTGTGCACTGTGCCCCAGAGATCGAGAA GTTGTTCCAGTCGGTGGCTCAGTGCTGCATGGGGCAGAAGCAAGCCCAGCAGGTGATGGAGGGAACGGGTGCCAGTTAG